A region from the Polyangiaceae bacterium genome encodes:
- a CDS encoding leucine-rich repeat domain-containing protein — protein sequence MSWTLDEALANPPAARLVSLRFGEVKRFEAHIAELSHLRELEIIAIGLRKVPDAFRALESLVRIDLSDNVLTALPEWIGELSSLTELTAASNRITRIPDGIYELRALENLDLADNAIETVSDRIGELAELRRLAFSGNRLTQLPAAVGRLAHLEYLYLNQNLLTELPPEIGDLQKLSELQLAYNRLTELPSKLSRLLALEWLTLRDNPLLPGQRERIKAALPSCTITG from the coding sequence ATGAGCTGGACCCTGGACGAAGCGTTGGCGAATCCCCCTGCGGCGCGACTGGTGTCGTTGCGCTTTGGCGAGGTGAAGCGTTTCGAGGCGCACATCGCGGAGCTGTCCCACCTGCGCGAGCTCGAGATCATCGCCATCGGGTTGCGCAAGGTTCCGGATGCGTTTCGTGCCCTCGAGAGCTTGGTGCGTATCGATCTTTCGGACAACGTGCTGACGGCACTTCCGGAGTGGATCGGCGAGCTCTCGAGCCTCACGGAGCTGACGGCGGCATCCAATCGCATCACCCGCATTCCGGACGGCATCTACGAGCTCCGCGCCTTGGAGAACCTCGACTTGGCCGACAACGCGATCGAGACCGTGAGCGATCGCATCGGCGAGCTCGCGGAGCTGCGGCGCTTGGCCTTCAGCGGGAACCGTCTCACGCAGTTGCCCGCCGCGGTGGGTCGCCTCGCGCACCTCGAGTACCTGTACTTGAACCAGAACCTGCTCACGGAGCTACCGCCGGAGATCGGCGATCTGCAGAAGCTTTCGGAGCTGCAGCTCGCCTACAACCGCCTGACGGAGCTGCCCTCCAAGCTGTCGCGCCTGCTGGCGCTGGAGTGGCTCACGCTGCGCGACAATCCGCTCTTGCCGGGGCAGCGCGAGCGCATCAAGGCCGCCCTGCCGAGCTGCACGATCACGGGCTAG
- the dnaJ gene encoding molecular chaperone DnaJ — MSEKRDYYEVLGVSREASADDIRRSYRQCALKYHPDRNPNDPSAEEKFKEATEAYSILSDDEKRGNYDRFGHAGVGGGFDFGAAGMGDIFSHFQDLFSDFFGGMGGFGFGGGGGGRRQAPVRGQDVRVEASISLKDAMTGCKHEVVVRGAAACEECNGSGAKKGTKPERCAQCGGKGQVTTQRGFIMFSTTCPACRGAGTSIKEPCEACEGAGAVAKQRKVLVTFPAGIDSEQRLRVPGQGMPGPAGAPAGDLYVDVMLEPDETFAREGYDLVTRQPVSFPEAALGTEIQIELPDETSLEVEVPSGTQPGAVITLRGRGVTRLDRRGRGDLHIVVEVQVPKKLSRRAKKLLAELDSELSEVTRKEVGT; from the coding sequence ATGAGCGAAAAACGCGATTATTACGAAGTGTTGGGCGTTAGCCGGGAGGCCAGCGCAGACGACATCCGCCGATCCTATCGGCAGTGTGCGCTGAAGTACCACCCGGACCGGAACCCCAATGATCCGTCCGCGGAGGAAAAGTTCAAGGAGGCCACGGAGGCCTACAGCATCCTTTCGGACGACGAGAAGCGGGGCAACTACGACCGCTTCGGTCACGCCGGCGTGGGCGGAGGCTTCGACTTCGGCGCTGCTGGAATGGGCGACATCTTCAGCCACTTCCAGGACCTGTTCAGCGATTTCTTCGGTGGCATGGGCGGCTTCGGCTTCGGGGGCGGGGGCGGGGGTCGCCGGCAGGCCCCGGTGCGCGGGCAGGACGTGAGGGTGGAAGCCAGCATCAGCCTCAAGGACGCGATGACCGGCTGCAAGCACGAGGTCGTCGTGCGGGGCGCCGCCGCGTGCGAGGAATGCAACGGCAGCGGTGCCAAGAAGGGCACCAAACCAGAACGTTGCGCACAGTGCGGCGGCAAGGGTCAGGTCACCACGCAGCGCGGCTTCATCATGTTCTCCACCACCTGCCCCGCTTGTCGCGGTGCGGGCACCAGCATCAAGGAGCCGTGCGAAGCCTGTGAGGGCGCTGGCGCGGTCGCGAAGCAGCGCAAGGTGTTGGTCACCTTCCCCGCCGGCATCGACTCCGAGCAACGCCTGCGAGTTCCGGGGCAGGGCATGCCGGGGCCCGCGGGTGCGCCTGCGGGAGATCTCTACGTGGACGTGATGCTCGAGCCCGACGAGACCTTCGCTCGCGAGGGCTACGATCTCGTCACGCGCCAGCCGGTTTCGTTTCCCGAAGCGGCGTTGGGCACGGAGATCCAGATCGAGCTCCCGGACGAAACCAGCTTGGAGGTGGAAGTGCCGTCCGGCACTCAGCCCGGCGCCGTGATCACGCTGCGGGGCCGCGGCGTCACCCGGCTGGATCGACGCGGCCGCGGGGACTTGCACATCGTGGTGGAAGTGCAGGTGCCCAAGAAGCTCAGTCGTCGCGCGAAGAAGCTCCTGGCCGAGCTCGACAGCGAGCTTTCGGAAGTCACCCGCAAAGAAGTCGGCACCTGA